One window from the genome of Candidatus Zixiibacteriota bacterium encodes:
- a CDS encoding OmpA family protein: protein MADEQPIIIRRKKHVHGGHHGGAWKVAFADFMTAMMAFFLVMWLVGQKPEVREAVGGYFRDPGKYLEQGGAGVLKGSRSAITEKDTPSGMLKNESDKSGGGPSEMEKKQMKEAALKIISQLEQQEAFHRLRDNVKMQLTSEGLRIILNESAESPAFFEPGSAKLLRQSAVILMTIAGELGHLQNRIVLEGHTDAAYTGDLLYTNWELSADRANAARELLEAHGLWDGQVREVRGFAEQFPMIADNPADARNRRVTIVVLYEHASMAYDQMEVGADLMALAEAQE from the coding sequence ATGGCCGACGAACAACCGATCATCATACGGCGCAAGAAGCACGTGCACGGCGGGCACCACGGCGGGGCCTGGAAAGTCGCCTTCGCCGACTTCATGACCGCCATGATGGCCTTCTTCCTGGTCATGTGGCTGGTCGGGCAGAAACCCGAGGTGCGGGAAGCGGTCGGCGGCTACTTCCGCGATCCCGGCAAATACCTCGAGCAGGGGGGCGCCGGCGTCCTGAAAGGCTCGCGCTCCGCCATCACCGAGAAAGATACCCCCTCCGGGATGCTCAAGAACGAAAGCGACAAATCCGGCGGCGGCCCCTCCGAAATGGAGAAGAAGCAGATGAAAGAGGCCGCCCTCAAGATCATCAGCCAGCTTGAGCAGCAGGAGGCTTTCCACCGCCTCCGCGACAACGTCAAGATGCAGTTGACCTCCGAGGGGCTGCGGATCATCCTCAATGAGTCGGCCGAGTCTCCGGCGTTCTTCGAACCCGGCTCGGCCAAACTCCTGCGCCAGAGCGCGGTGATTCTCATGACGATCGCCGGGGAGCTCGGGCACCTTCAGAACCGGATTGTGCTCGAAGGGCACACCGACGCCGCCTACACCGGCGACCTCCTCTATACCAACTGGGAGCTGTCGGCCGACCGGGCCAACGCCGCCCGCGAACTGCTGGAAGCGCACGGGCTGTGGGACGGCCAGGTGCGCGAGGTGCGCGGGTTCGCCGAGCAGTTCCCGATGATCGCCGACAACCCGGCCGACGCCCGCAACCGCCGCGTGACGATCGTCGTGCTCTATGAACACGCCTCAATGGCGTACGATCAGATGGAAGTGGGCGCCGACCTGATGGCGCTGGCCGAAGCGCAGGAGTGA
- the mfd gene encoding transcription-repair coupling factor yields MTTGTDRSHTTHSRLRQVIGRWLEYAPARELAARLEEGPAEPVPIAGLAGSAPAFLLRALTDTLGRPVLAVTVTSEQAADLADDLAVLLGPDRVGHYPARQVLPYDFKAPQGEVMGRRISSLADLMDNRLAAVVAPLRAVLEPTIARDHLEKSRVRLEVGRAADLDDLVRRLVALGFRRVPVVEEVGDFALRGGLVDFFSPGSTAPSRVEFFGDDVDTIRLFDVGSQRTIGRVDRVNLLPRREVPITMETVEQYLAALPEHDADYIRDRYLNDPELPGLEWLAILFGVRPGSLREYLPPDTVVWLEGEHLLRDEAEGILAEGRGLYQRLKGRLEKLPAPEAYYHSVEGAFAWLAAHPRIDHAPFRGGRRDVIDFGCRPHPSLGSRLDLLAETAREFDALGMVHFVATDTESQAERLDELIGERLGPESRPVIEPADLKGGFVCPAGRFAVLTDHEIFGRHHRRVRRKKFREGVAISDYSALNRGDFVVHTDHGIAKYLGLETLVVDGRNRDCLALLYEDNDKLYVPIEEFNRVSKYAGKDTAPQLTRLGGPQWDKLKVRTKKAIADMAADLLKLYARRRSAPGFSFGEDTTWLRQLETSFRYEETPDQLKAIADVKRDMAREQPMDRLIVGDVGYGKTEVAVRAAFKAIERGKQVAVLVPTTILAQQHFQTFTERLAEFPMRVEMLSRFRTAKQQRAVVEDLAAGRVDLVIGTHRLLSSDIFIPNIGLLIVDEEHRFGVRHKEKLRHLKAAVDTLAMSATPIPRTLHMSLMSVRDMSIINTSPKDRLPIITEIVEFDPAIIATAILREIGRGGQVFFVHNRVQTIEAMHHYLKKIVPQAEIAIAHGQMHERSLEGIMLAFLARRYNVLLCTSIIESGLDIPNANTIIINRADRFGLAQLYQMRGRVGRSATRAYAYLMTPPVKQLQPEAIKRLRALEAHSDLGAGFALAMRDLEIRGAGTLLGPRQSGYIEEIGFDMYNKLLEEAIAELKGEELVRPPDTKLELDLELHLPDEYINDRQQKVDIYRRLADGRTLDDVERIRDEVTDRFGAQPQSAVNLFDATAVKILAGAMKVEKVKMAAGRVSLFLEEGRQLTRRTVEALRQGADCPMEFSMIGRVQIMLDLGRIGERDRLPYLRKVLSGVEPGG; encoded by the coding sequence ATGACCACCGGCACGGATCGTTCGCACACCACCCACAGCCGCCTCCGGCAGGTCATCGGCCGGTGGCTCGAATACGCCCCGGCGCGGGAACTGGCCGCCCGCCTTGAAGAGGGCCCGGCCGAACCGGTTCCGATCGCCGGGCTGGCCGGCTCGGCGCCCGCTTTCCTCCTTCGCGCCCTGACCGATACGCTCGGCCGACCGGTGCTGGCGGTGACCGTCACCTCCGAGCAGGCGGCCGATCTGGCGGACGATCTGGCGGTGCTGCTCGGCCCGGACCGCGTCGGCCACTACCCCGCCCGCCAGGTCCTCCCGTACGACTTCAAGGCGCCGCAGGGGGAGGTCATGGGGAGGCGGATTTCGTCGCTGGCCGACCTCATGGACAACCGGCTGGCGGCCGTGGTCGCCCCGCTGCGGGCCGTGCTCGAACCGACGATCGCCCGCGACCATCTCGAAAAAAGCCGGGTCCGGCTCGAAGTCGGACGGGCGGCCGACCTCGATGACCTCGTGCGCCGCCTGGTCGCGCTCGGTTTCCGGCGCGTCCCGGTGGTCGAGGAAGTCGGCGACTTCGCCCTCCGCGGCGGGCTGGTCGACTTCTTCTCCCCCGGCTCGACCGCTCCCTCGCGCGTCGAATTCTTCGGCGACGACGTCGACACCATCCGTCTCTTCGACGTCGGCTCCCAGCGCACCATCGGCCGCGTCGACCGGGTCAACCTCCTCCCGCGCCGGGAGGTGCCGATCACCATGGAGACAGTCGAGCAATACCTCGCGGCGCTGCCGGAGCACGATGCCGACTACATCCGCGACCGCTACCTCAACGACCCCGAGCTGCCGGGGCTCGAGTGGCTGGCGATCCTGTTCGGTGTCCGCCCCGGGTCGCTCCGCGAGTACCTGCCGCCGGACACCGTCGTCTGGCTCGAAGGGGAGCACTTGCTCCGCGACGAGGCGGAGGGGATCCTCGCCGAGGGGCGGGGTCTCTACCAGCGGCTCAAGGGGCGGCTGGAGAAGCTTCCCGCGCCCGAGGCCTACTACCACTCGGTCGAGGGCGCCTTTGCCTGGCTGGCCGCCCACCCCCGCATCGACCACGCCCCTTTCCGCGGCGGCCGCCGCGACGTCATCGACTTCGGTTGCAGGCCGCACCCCTCGCTGGGCTCGCGCCTTGACCTGCTGGCCGAGACGGCGCGCGAGTTTGACGCGCTCGGGATGGTCCACTTCGTCGCCACCGACACCGAGAGCCAGGCCGAGCGGCTCGATGAGCTGATCGGCGAGCGGCTCGGCCCGGAGAGCCGGCCGGTGATCGAGCCGGCCGACCTCAAAGGAGGGTTTGTCTGTCCCGCCGGGCGTTTCGCCGTGCTCACCGACCACGAGATATTCGGCCGCCACCACCGCCGCGTGCGGCGCAAGAAGTTCCGCGAGGGCGTCGCGATCTCCGACTACTCTGCGCTCAACCGCGGAGATTTCGTCGTCCACACCGATCACGGCATCGCGAAATACCTCGGGCTGGAGACGCTCGTGGTCGACGGCCGCAACCGCGACTGCCTCGCCCTCCTTTACGAAGACAACGACAAGCTCTATGTCCCGATCGAAGAGTTCAATCGCGTCTCCAAATACGCCGGAAAAGACACCGCGCCGCAGCTGACCCGCCTGGGCGGCCCCCAGTGGGACAAGCTCAAGGTGCGGACCAAGAAGGCGATCGCCGACATGGCCGCCGATCTCCTGAAACTGTACGCCCGGCGCCGGAGCGCGCCCGGTTTCTCCTTCGGCGAGGATACCACCTGGCTGCGCCAGCTGGAGACCTCGTTCCGGTATGAGGAGACTCCCGACCAGCTCAAGGCGATTGCAGACGTCAAGAGAGACATGGCCCGCGAACAGCCGATGGACCGGTTGATTGTGGGCGATGTCGGCTACGGCAAGACCGAGGTGGCGGTGCGGGCGGCGTTCAAGGCGATCGAGCGCGGCAAGCAGGTCGCGGTGCTGGTGCCGACCACCATTCTCGCCCAGCAGCACTTCCAGACGTTCACCGAACGGCTCGCCGAATTCCCGATGCGCGTGGAGATGCTCTCGCGGTTCCGGACGGCCAAGCAGCAGCGCGCGGTGGTGGAGGATCTCGCCGCGGGCCGGGTCGATCTCGTGATCGGTACCCATCGGCTGCTCAGCAGCGATATCTTCATCCCCAACATCGGTCTGCTCATTGTCGACGAAGAGCACCGCTTCGGCGTCCGCCACAAGGAGAAACTCCGGCACCTGAAAGCGGCGGTCGACACGCTGGCGATGTCGGCGACGCCGATTCCGCGCACGCTCCACATGTCGCTCATGAGCGTCCGCGACATGAGCATTATCAACACCTCGCCCAAGGACCGCCTCCCCATCATCACCGAGATCGTCGAATTCGACCCGGCGATCATCGCCACCGCCATCCTGCGGGAGATCGGCCGCGGCGGCCAGGTGTTCTTCGTCCACAACCGGGTGCAAACAATCGAGGCGATGCACCACTACCTCAAGAAGATTGTCCCGCAGGCCGAAATCGCCATCGCCCACGGCCAGATGCACGAGCGGTCGCTCGAGGGGATCATGCTCGCCTTCCTTGCCCGACGCTACAACGTGCTCCTGTGCACCTCGATCATCGAATCCGGCCTCGATATCCCGAACGCCAACACGATCATCATCAACCGCGCCGACCGGTTCGGGCTGGCCCAGCTCTACCAGATGCGCGGGCGGGTCGGGCGGAGCGCCACCCGCGCCTACGCCTACCTGATGACCCCGCCGGTCAAGCAGCTCCAGCCGGAGGCGATCAAGCGCCTGCGCGCGCTCGAGGCCCACTCCGACCTCGGCGCCGGGTTCGCCCTGGCCATGCGCGATCTCGAAATCCGCGGCGCCGGAACCCTGCTCGGGCCGAGGCAATCCGGGTACATCGAGGAGATCGGCTTCGACATGTACAATAAGCTGCTCGAAGAGGCCATCGCCGAGCTCAAAGGCGAAGAACTCGTCCGTCCCCCCGACACCAAGCTCGAACTCGACCTCGAACTCCACCTCCCCGATGAGTACATCAACGACCGCCAGCAGAAGGTCGATATCTATCGCCGCCTCGCCGACGGCCGGACGCTGGACGATGTGGAGCGGATCCGCGACGAGGTGACCGACCGGTTCGGCGCCCAGCCCCAGTCGGCGGTGAACCTGTTCGACGCCACCGCCGTGAAGATCCTCGCCGGCGCGATGAAGGTCGAGAAAGTGAAAATGGCCGCCGGCCGCGTCTCCCTGTTCCTCGAGGAGGGCCGACAACTGACGCGCCGGACGGTTGAGGCGCTCCGCCAGGGGGCCGATTGCCCGATGGAGTTTTCCATGATCGGACGGGTGCAGATCATGCTCGATCTCGGCCGCATCGGCGAGCGCGACCGGCTGCCCTATCTGCGCAAGGTACTCTCCGGCGTGGAGCCGGGCGGGTGA
- a CDS encoding PD40 domain-containing protein: MEDRVKGIFAVLAALVLAAGCVKEVDRSAAPKTAADTLTYATHFRGERHLDRIRQLTFGGQNAEAYFNADATRLCFQSMRDTMSCDQIFTMNVDGSEVRMVSTGKGATTCSFLSPDGRHIIYASTHLGGDTCPPKPDMSQGYVWALHETYDIFRANADGSDPVRLTDTPGYDAECVYSPKGDKILFTSVRSGDLELYMMDPDGGRVEQLTHAPGYDGGGFFSADGEWIVWRASRPEGEALADYQRLLAQGLIRPGKLEIYVMNLADRTPIQVTDNGAANFAPYFHPDGRRVIFCSNLADPGGRNFDLFMVEVATKTVERITYNETFDGFPMFSRDGRTLVFCSNRDNAVPGETNVFIADWKD, encoded by the coding sequence ATGGAGGACCGGGTGAAAGGAATCTTCGCAGTGCTCGCGGCTCTCGTTTTGGCGGCGGGGTGTGTGAAAGAGGTGGACCGGAGCGCCGCTCCGAAAACGGCGGCCGACACGCTCACCTACGCCACCCACTTCCGGGGCGAGCGGCATCTCGACCGCATCCGCCAGCTCACTTTCGGCGGCCAGAACGCCGAAGCCTATTTCAACGCCGACGCCACCAGGCTCTGCTTCCAGTCGATGCGGGACACCATGTCGTGCGATCAGATTTTCACGATGAATGTTGACGGTTCCGAGGTGCGGATGGTGTCGACGGGGAAGGGGGCCACGACCTGCTCCTTCCTCTCGCCGGACGGCCGCCACATCATCTACGCCTCGACCCACCTCGGGGGCGACACCTGTCCGCCCAAACCGGACATGTCGCAGGGGTACGTCTGGGCGCTCCATGAGACCTACGACATTTTCCGGGCTAACGCCGACGGTTCCGACCCGGTGCGGCTGACCGACACGCCGGGGTACGACGCCGAGTGCGTCTATTCGCCGAAGGGGGACAAGATCCTGTTCACCTCGGTGCGCTCGGGCGACCTCGAGCTGTACATGATGGATCCCGACGGCGGCCGTGTCGAACAGCTCACGCACGCGCCGGGGTATGACGGCGGCGGGTTTTTCTCGGCCGACGGGGAGTGGATCGTGTGGCGGGCCTCGCGCCCGGAGGGCGAGGCCCTGGCCGACTATCAGCGGCTCCTCGCCCAGGGACTCATCCGGCCCGGCAAGCTTGAGATCTATGTGATGAATCTGGCCGACCGCACACCCATCCAGGTGACCGACAACGGCGCCGCCAACTTCGCGCCGTATTTCCACCCCGACGGCCGCCGCGTCATCTTCTGCTCGAATCTGGCCGACCCCGGCGGGCGCAACTTCGACCTGTTCATGGTCGAGGTCGCCACCAAGACTGTCGAACGGATCACCTACAACGAGACATTCGACGGTTTTCCGATGTTCTCGCGGGACGGCCGGACGCTGGTGTTCTGTTCGAACCGCGACAACGCGGTCCCGGGCGAGACCAACGTCTTCATCGCCGACTGGAAGGATTGA